In a genomic window of Gloeocapsopsis dulcis:
- the smc gene encoding chromosome segregation protein SMC produces the protein MVHIKRLELSNFKSFGGTTQIPLLPEFTVVSGPNGSGKSNILDALLFGLGLASSKGMRAERLPDLVNHTQATRGRTVEASVTVTFDLEGLEEGDRGLGNEEQETEVKQEHPILEELSVTRKLRVTQQGTYTSTYYINGEACTLTELHEQLSRLRIYPEGYNVVLQGDVTGIISMNSRERREIIDELAGVAAFDRKITQAKETLDQVKDREERCQIVEQELIAQRDRLSQDRIKAEKYQQLRSELQQKSQWEVVLVWRSLQNQQEHLATQIQAGDRTLAELAQQHAMLTSKIQQVTTELEQLNRQVKALGEEELLKLQSHLATQEAEYRQLKRQHEENAQTDFKTECSIQQKQSELQEYYNKLGELNQEQSSKAEAIVALQAERDAAQHELEQSREAARAIADAADVWVQQQTALNREIEALLQATEPQSRKQAQLRERTNQLQRQLHEQKQTIDKIEPEIAVKQQQLAAEEQQAIALTTQVETLAQSLTAAEQELQIQQDTFKRLLAEQRDKQRQLDKLEAQTQALQETQGTNATKVILQSGLSGVCGLVAQLGRIEPRYQLALETAAGARLGQLVVEDDAIAATAIEILKQKRAGRATFLPLNKIQPLRFSPTTALRYAEGFVNYAIDLIECDRRYRDVFGYVFGSTVVFTTLDSARKHLGQYRIVTLEGELLETSGAMTGGSINQQRSGLHFGKSEAAESDEAKQLMHRLQEIALILKRCESDIEALTFKTKHLSQELTEIRQQRREHQLRAEQLRKEIEGLSQQLTQTESQLRQTEEQLNSARSQLEVLDGELPSQEAQLQQKRQLLAELEQSQTNSQWQQIQTKIKSHEQHLQERLQTLLKAEQRHTELANAAILLQGKITECQQRIQEYQQQQSSISNQQSSISTQSETLATQIAQTQEALQQIEDKLGAQKQLRDRTEVQLRDRQNQYQQLEWQQQKLQEAQQTCREDLKLLQAQIHEQMADLPNPLPEVPNKVDLEQLQREVRSLTKRLQALEPVNMLALEEYERTTTRLAELSQKLLTLEAERTELLLRIENFTTLRQRAFKEAFDAVNQNFQSIFATLSDGDGYLQLDDPEDPFNSGLNLVAHPKGKPVQRLASMSGGEKSLTALSFIFALQRYRPSPFYAFDEVDMFLDGANVERLAKMIKQQAQLAQFIVVSLRRPMIESAERTIGVTQARGAYTQVLGIKLQQSNTSS, from the coding sequence ATGGTTCATATCAAGCGCCTGGAATTATCGAACTTCAAATCTTTCGGTGGCACAACTCAGATCCCGCTGCTGCCTGAGTTTACTGTTGTGTCTGGACCAAATGGTTCGGGTAAATCAAACATTTTAGATGCTTTATTATTTGGCTTAGGACTTGCCAGTTCTAAGGGAATGCGGGCTGAACGTCTGCCCGATTTAGTCAACCACACGCAAGCTACTCGCGGACGTACTGTCGAGGCGAGTGTGACTGTCACATTTGATTTGGAAGGTTTAGAAGAGGGGGATCGGGGATTAGGGAATGAAGAACAGGAAACGGAAGTAAAACAGGAACATCCTATCCTCGAAGAACTCAGTGTCACTCGTAAGTTGCGCGTAACTCAGCAGGGAACTTATACATCGACTTACTACATCAATGGCGAAGCTTGTACGCTTACTGAACTGCACGAACAACTCAGTCGCTTGCGAATTTATCCTGAAGGCTACAATGTTGTCCTCCAAGGAGATGTCACCGGAATTATTTCAATGAACTCGCGCGAACGCCGAGAAATTATTGATGAACTTGCGGGTGTTGCCGCATTTGACCGTAAAATTACGCAAGCAAAGGAAACCCTCGATCAAGTTAAAGATCGCGAAGAACGCTGTCAGATTGTCGAACAAGAATTAATTGCCCAACGCGATCGCTTGTCGCAAGACCGCATCAAAGCGGAAAAATACCAACAACTGCGTAGCGAATTACAACAAAAATCCCAGTGGGAAGTCGTCTTAGTTTGGCGATCGCTACAAAATCAACAAGAGCATCTGGCAACTCAAATTCAAGCGGGCGATCGCACTTTAGCAGAACTTGCACAACAACACGCTATGCTGACAAGCAAAATTCAGCAAGTAACAACTGAGCTTGAGCAATTAAATCGTCAAGTAAAAGCCTTAGGGGAAGAAGAACTTTTAAAACTGCAATCGCACTTAGCAACTCAAGAAGCAGAATATCGACAACTCAAACGCCAGCACGAAGAAAACGCCCAAACAGATTTTAAAACTGAATGCAGCATACAACAAAAACAATCTGAGCTACAAGAGTATTACAACAAATTGGGCGAACTGAATCAAGAACAGAGTTCTAAAGCTGAGGCGATTGTTGCTTTACAAGCAGAACGCGATGCAGCACAACATGAGCTAGAGCAAAGCCGAGAAGCCGCAAGGGCGATCGCCGATGCAGCAGATGTATGGGTACAACAACAAACTGCCTTGAACCGCGAAATCGAAGCACTACTACAAGCGACTGAACCGCAATCAAGAAAGCAAGCTCAACTACGCGAACGCACAAATCAACTGCAGCGACAATTGCACGAACAAAAGCAAACTATTGACAAGATTGAACCAGAAATTGCAGTAAAACAACAGCAACTCGCAGCAGAAGAACAACAGGCGATCGCCCTAACAACGCAGGTAGAAACTTTAGCGCAATCTCTGACAGCAGCCGAACAAGAACTACAAATTCAACAAGACACTTTCAAGCGTCTACTTGCCGAACAACGCGATAAACAACGGCAATTAGACAAATTAGAAGCACAAACCCAGGCTTTACAAGAAACACAAGGCACAAATGCCACTAAAGTTATCTTGCAATCAGGACTCAGTGGTGTTTGTGGTTTAGTCGCACAATTAGGTAGAATTGAACCCCGCTATCAGTTAGCATTAGAAACTGCTGCAGGAGCGCGTTTAGGACAATTAGTTGTCGAAGATGATGCAATAGCTGCCACAGCAATTGAAATCCTCAAGCAGAAACGCGCTGGAAGGGCGACATTTTTACCGCTGAATAAGATTCAACCTTTACGCTTTTCACCCACGACTGCGCTGCGTTATGCGGAGGGATTTGTCAATTATGCAATTGACTTAATTGAGTGCGATCGCCGCTATCGCGATGTCTTTGGTTATGTTTTTGGTAGTACTGTCGTTTTCACAACTTTAGATTCTGCAAGAAAACACTTAGGACAATATCGCATTGTCACGCTTGAAGGCGAATTGCTCGAAACAAGTGGCGCAATGACAGGCGGTAGTATCAATCAACAGCGTTCTGGTTTACACTTCGGTAAGAGTGAAGCTGCTGAATCTGACGAAGCAAAACAACTGATGCATCGCCTGCAAGAAATTGCGCTGATTTTAAAACGGTGTGAATCTGATATTGAAGCACTCACCTTTAAAACAAAACATTTATCACAAGAACTGACTGAAATCCGTCAACAGCGCCGCGAACATCAATTGCGTGCAGAACAATTACGTAAGGAAATTGAAGGATTAAGTCAGCAACTCACACAAACAGAATCGCAACTGCGGCAAACTGAAGAACAGTTGAATAGTGCGCGATCGCAACTCGAAGTTTTAGATGGCGAACTTCCTTCACAAGAAGCGCAATTACAACAAAAACGCCAACTGTTAGCCGAATTAGAACAATCGCAAACTAATAGCCAATGGCAACAAATCCAGACAAAGATTAAAAGCCACGAACAACACCTACAAGAACGCTTGCAAACTCTTCTCAAAGCTGAACAGCGCCACACTGAATTAGCAAACGCCGCGATCCTCCTCCAAGGAAAAATTACTGAATGCCAACAACGCATCCAAGAATATCAACAGCAGCAATCTTCTATTAGCAATCAGCAATCTTCTATTAGTACTCAAAGCGAGACCCTAGCAACACAAATTGCCCAAACACAAGAGGCTTTACAGCAAATTGAAGACAAACTAGGCGCACAAAAGCAACTGCGCGATCGCACCGAAGTACAATTACGCGATCGCCAGAATCAATACCAACAGTTAGAATGGCAACAGCAAAAACTTCAGGAAGCACAGCAAACGTGTCGGGAAGACTTAAAGCTATTACAAGCACAAATTCATGAGCAAATGGCGGATTTACCCAATCCCTTACCTGAAGTACCTAATAAGGTTGATTTAGAACAACTCCAACGCGAAGTGCGATCGCTTACCAAACGCCTGCAAGCGCTAGAACCAGTTAATATGCTTGCCTTAGAAGAATACGAACGTACGACTACCCGTTTAGCAGAATTAAGTCAAAAGCTGCTAACTTTAGAGGCAGAACGTACCGAATTACTTTTGCGGATAGAAAACTTTACCACACTGCGCCAACGTGCTTTTAAAGAAGCCTTCGACGCTGTTAATCAAAACTTTCAAAGTATTTTTGCCACACTTTCTGATGGTGATGGATACTTACAACTCGACGATCCGGAAGATCCCTTTAACAGTGGGTTAAATCTTGTCGCACACCCGAAAGGAAAGCCTGTACAACGACTCGCTTCAATGTCTGGAGGAGAAAAATCACTTACCGCATTAAGCTTTATTTTTGCGCTACAACGCTATCGCCCGTCACCTTTCTATGCTTTTGATGAAGTCGATATGTTTCTCGATGGGGCAAATGTGGAACGATTAGCTAAAATGATAAAACAACAGGCACAACTTGCACAGTTTATAGTTGTGAGTCTGCGTAGACCAATGATAGAATCTGCCGAACGCACAATTGGAGTTACTCAAGCAAGAGGAGCTTATACTCAAGTATTAGGAATAAAATTACAACAGTCAAACACCTCGTCATGA
- a CDS encoding PRC-barrel domain-containing protein: MTSEQIIRRSDILNTQVITKDNGKRLGVINQLWVDIDRREVVAMGLRDNLIAFAGVPRYMYLNSVNQIGDVVLVDNEDAIEDIDVDVYSNVVNCEVITETGELLGRVRNFKFNAETGTLTSLIIASLGLPQIPDQVISTYEISIDEVVSSGPNRIIVFEGAEERVTQLTVGLLERLGIGKAPWEREEEEAYFTPTAKPENQLGTGVPLQPPVRTQPVRTTQPVEQTWDEDDYEYEPIQPAPRQQQRYQQQYESIQYAEEEYEDNWSEVTPSDRYPEARRYEEPPRYVEPEPYKEPEYVDKYEDDITRDAWEDDEPKPVNIPKKIKQPEYEEEDRY, from the coding sequence ATGACCTCTGAACAGATTATTAGGCGTTCCGACATCTTGAACACCCAAGTGATCACCAAAGATAATGGTAAGCGGCTAGGTGTGATCAATCAGCTATGGGTGGATATTGACCGACGAGAGGTTGTAGCCATGGGCTTACGAGACAACCTGATCGCGTTTGCCGGCGTGCCACGCTATATGTATCTTAATAGCGTCAACCAAATTGGTGATGTGGTCTTGGTTGATAACGAGGATGCAATCGAAGATATTGACGTTGACGTCTACAGCAACGTAGTTAACTGTGAAGTCATCACCGAGACTGGCGAACTTTTAGGCAGAGTCCGCAATTTCAAGTTTAATGCGGAAACAGGAACACTGACTTCACTCATTATTGCTTCTTTAGGTTTACCTCAAATCCCAGATCAGGTGATCAGTACCTATGAAATTTCGATTGACGAAGTTGTCAGCAGTGGTCCTAATCGAATTATTGTATTTGAAGGTGCTGAAGAACGAGTCACTCAGCTTACAGTAGGTTTACTTGAGCGTCTGGGTATTGGTAAAGCCCCTTGGGAACGCGAAGAGGAAGAAGCTTACTTTACTCCTACTGCTAAACCAGAAAATCAGTTAGGAACTGGCGTACCATTACAACCTCCGGTGAGAACTCAACCAGTTCGCACAACGCAACCTGTTGAACAGACGTGGGATGAAGACGATTACGAATACGAACCGATTCAACCTGCGCCAAGACAACAGCAGCGCTATCAACAACAGTACGAATCAATTCAGTACGCGGAGGAAGAATACGAAGATAACTGGAGTGAAGTAACGCCTAGCGATCGCTATCCAGAAGCTAGGAGATACGAGGAACCACCCCGCTACGTCGAACCTGAACCATATAAAGAACCAGAGTACGTCGATAAGTATGAAGACGACATTACCCGCGACGCCTGGGAAGACGACGAACCAAAACCAGTAAACATTCCGAAAAAGATCAAGCAACCAGAATACGAAGAAGAAGATCGCTACTAA
- a CDS encoding type II toxin-antitoxin system HicA family toxin: MRFKLPRLPRLTAQDAEKLLFNAGFVLIRSKGSHRIYLRDNNRVVVPFHAGKVLHPKVVKQVLDAIEATD; this comes from the coding sequence TTGAGGTTCAAGTTGCCTAGACTACCGCGATTAACGGCACAAGATGCAGAGAAACTATTATTTAATGCCGGTTTTGTATTGATCAGAAGTAAAGGTAGTCATAGAATCTATCTTAGAGATAACAATAGAGTCGTTGTTCCTTTCCATGCTGGCAAGGTCTTACATCCTAAAGTAGTTAAACAAGTTCTTGATGCTATCGAAGCTACTGATTAA
- a CDS encoding type II toxin-antitoxin system HicB family antitoxin — MSYKISVVIEKDEHGYYAYCPNLEGCQSQGDSFEDVTANIQEAIELYLETLSHEEREALLSKEISTMTFEVQVA, encoded by the coding sequence ATGTCCTACAAAATCAGTGTTGTGATTGAAAAAGATGAACACGGATATTATGCGTATTGTCCTAATTTAGAGGGTTGTCAATCTCAAGGAGATTCTTTTGAGGATGTAACTGCTAATATTCAGGAAGCAATTGAACTTTATTTGGAAACACTATCACACGAGGAGAGAGAAGCGCTTTTAAGTAAAGAAATATCGACGATGACGTTTGAGGTTCAAGTTGCCTAG
- the dacB gene encoding D-alanyl-D-alanine carboxypeptidase/D-alanyl-D-alanine endopeptidase, translating to MKLKYISLLLLFFFAQGTKSAIAQNQPPVVQQSPQQLCPAQIETAIEQIINRPQFRRLRWGISIQTLASAQNLYSRDAQKYFVPASNVKLLTTAAALQRLGSQFQIRTSVYSSSDGLRIVGRGDPSVTDTQLQELVQQLSRRGIRQVNQLIAEDSHFRGAVVNPTWEWEDVQADYGAPVGNFVLNQNAVELKLLPQQIGQPLRVQWSDPTEAVWWRVENKTVTVPAGETTTSVSRDLKGAVLQMTGNLSVDAEPQSVRLAVVEPTEHFLRHFRRALANAGITTRQTSVVSYPSHENVQEVAAITSPPLAQLLIEANQNSNNLYAEALLRAIAQVSSDSIGNNGLEIVSNTLTTLGVDPNGYVLADGSGLSRHNLMSPETLVQMLRVMANSNVYRTSLPVAGISGTLKNRFQNTPAQGIVQAKTGTMSGIAALSGYLNTASYEPLIFSILVNQSNLSATEIRQAIDEIVVLLSRLRRC from the coding sequence GTGAAGCTCAAGTATATTAGCTTATTACTCTTATTTTTCTTTGCTCAAGGCACTAAATCTGCAATTGCCCAAAACCAACCTCCAGTTGTACAGCAATCTCCACAGCAGCTTTGCCCTGCACAAATCGAGACAGCTATTGAACAAATTATTAATCGTCCTCAATTCAGGCGATTGCGGTGGGGGATTTCTATTCAAACACTCGCTTCTGCGCAAAACCTTTATAGCCGAGATGCTCAAAAGTATTTCGTTCCAGCTTCAAATGTCAAGTTACTCACAACCGCAGCCGCTTTGCAACGACTAGGTTCGCAATTTCAAATTCGCACCTCAGTTTATAGCAGTAGTGACGGCTTGCGGATAGTCGGGCGCGGAGATCCAAGTGTCACTGATACCCAGCTACAAGAATTAGTCCAACAGCTAAGTCGTCGCGGTATTCGTCAAGTTAATCAACTCATTGCAGAAGATAGTCACTTTCGCGGTGCAGTGGTAAATCCCACTTGGGAATGGGAAGATGTTCAAGCAGATTATGGTGCGCCTGTTGGTAACTTTGTTTTGAATCAAAATGCGGTAGAGCTAAAGTTATTGCCGCAACAAATCGGTCAACCTTTACGAGTACAATGGAGCGATCCTACAGAAGCTGTGTGGTGGCGTGTTGAAAATAAAACTGTCACGGTTCCTGCGGGGGAAACGACAACGAGTGTCAGTCGCGACTTAAAAGGTGCAGTACTTCAGATGACAGGTAACTTGAGTGTCGATGCTGAACCACAATCAGTCCGTTTAGCAGTCGTTGAACCTACAGAACATTTTTTGCGGCATTTTCGTCGTGCGTTAGCAAATGCAGGGATTACGACTCGACAAACCTCAGTAGTTTCGTACCCCAGTCACGAAAATGTACAGGAAGTAGCTGCAATTACATCACCACCGTTAGCCCAACTTTTGATTGAGGCAAATCAGAATAGCAATAATCTCTATGCTGAAGCACTACTGAGAGCGATCGCACAAGTAAGTAGTGATTCTATAGGTAATAATGGCTTGGAGATTGTGAGCAATACCTTAACAACATTAGGTGTCGATCCAAATGGTTATGTACTAGCAGATGGATCAGGCTTATCGCGTCATAATTTGATGAGTCCAGAAACTTTAGTGCAAATGTTAAGAGTCATGGCAAACTCTAATGTCTACCGTACTTCCTTACCAGTTGCAGGAATCAGCGGTACTTTAAAAAATCGCTTTCAAAATACACCAGCCCAAGGTATTGTTCAAGCCAAAACTGGCACAATGAGTGGTATTGCTGCTTTGTCAGGATATCTTAATACAGCTAGTTATGAGCCGTTGATTTTTAGTATTCTTGTCAATCAATCAAATTTATCAGCGACAGAAATTCGGCAGGCAATTGATGAGATTGTGGTGCTGTTGTCTCGTTTACGCCGGTGTTAA
- the ilvB gene encoding biosynthetic-type acetolactate synthase large subunit: MPVTVPKRATGGYALIDSLKRHGVTHIFGYPGGTILPIYDELYLAEAAGGIQHILVRHEQGAAHAADGYARATGKVGVCFATSGPGATNLVTGIATAHMDSIPMVIVTGQVPRKAIGTDAFQETDIYGITLPIVKHSYVVRDPRDMARIVAEAFYIASSGRPGPVLIDVPKDVGLEEFDYVPVEPGSVKLPGYRPTVKGNPRQIAQAIELMRQARQPLLYVGGGAIAANAHAEVKQLAELFNIPVTTTLMGIGAFDEHHPLALGMLGMHGTAYANFAVSECDLLICVGARFDDRVTGKLDEFASHAKVIHIDIDPAEVGKNRTPDVPIVGDVRNVLTELLRRCRVAGISGTPNQTQEWLNRINRWREDYPLVVPHHEHSIAPQEVIFEVGCQAPDAYYTTDVGQHQMWSAQFLKNGPRRWISSAGLGTMGYGLPAAMGAKVALPDEQVICISGDASFQMNLQELGTLAQYGINVKTVIINNGWQGMVRQWQQAFHGERYSSSNMEPSMPDFELLANAYGIKGMVIRSRDELQDAIAEMLAHDGPVLVDAHVTRDENCYPMVAPGKSNAQMIGLPERPQEETVAELIYCSNCGAKNVSTNKFCPECGTKL; the protein is encoded by the coding sequence GTGCCAGTTACAGTACCAAAACGGGCAACAGGTGGTTACGCCTTAATTGACAGTCTCAAGCGTCACGGTGTCACCCATATTTTTGGTTATCCTGGTGGGACAATTCTGCCAATTTACGACGAACTTTACCTCGCTGAAGCTGCTGGGGGAATTCAGCACATTTTGGTAAGACACGAACAAGGTGCGGCTCATGCAGCAGATGGCTATGCGCGTGCAACTGGAAAAGTCGGAGTCTGTTTTGCTACTTCAGGTCCAGGGGCGACTAACTTAGTAACGGGAATTGCCACCGCACACATGGATTCGATTCCGATGGTAATTGTTACGGGGCAAGTACCGCGTAAAGCTATTGGTACGGATGCGTTTCAAGAAACTGATATTTATGGGATTACTTTACCGATAGTCAAGCACTCGTATGTTGTGCGCGATCCCAGAGATATGGCGCGAATTGTTGCCGAAGCATTTTATATCGCCAGCAGCGGACGCCCAGGACCTGTTTTAATAGATGTCCCGAAAGATGTCGGATTAGAAGAGTTCGACTATGTTCCCGTGGAACCAGGAAGTGTTAAGTTACCAGGGTATCGCCCGACAGTGAAGGGAAACCCTCGGCAAATCGCGCAAGCAATTGAGTTAATGCGCCAGGCACGGCAGCCACTTTTGTATGTTGGTGGTGGGGCGATCGCAGCTAATGCCCATGCTGAAGTTAAACAACTTGCTGAATTATTTAATATCCCTGTAACAACAACGCTGATGGGAATTGGTGCGTTTGACGAACACCATCCACTAGCGTTAGGAATGCTGGGAATGCACGGTACAGCGTATGCAAACTTTGCGGTAAGTGAGTGCGATTTACTCATTTGTGTTGGCGCGAGATTTGACGATCGCGTTACAGGGAAGTTAGATGAATTCGCCTCACACGCTAAGGTCATTCACATTGACATCGATCCGGCAGAAGTTGGTAAAAATCGGACGCCGGATGTGCCAATTGTCGGCGATGTGCGCAACGTTCTCACGGAACTACTACGTCGCTGTCGAGTTGCAGGAATTTCCGGTACACCTAATCAAACCCAAGAATGGCTTAATCGCATTAACCGCTGGCGCGAAGACTATCCATTAGTCGTACCACACCACGAGCACAGTATTGCACCTCAAGAGGTGATTTTTGAAGTTGGTTGTCAAGCCCCAGATGCTTACTACACAACCGATGTCGGTCAGCATCAAATGTGGTCTGCGCAATTTTTGAAAAATGGTCCGCGTCGCTGGATTTCAAGTGCAGGCTTGGGAACGATGGGCTATGGTTTACCCGCTGCAATGGGTGCAAAAGTCGCGTTACCGGATGAGCAAGTCATTTGTATCAGTGGCGATGCGAGTTTCCAGATGAATCTTCAAGAGTTGGGAACTCTTGCACAATATGGTATCAATGTCAAGACTGTTATTATTAATAATGGTTGGCAAGGCATGGTACGCCAGTGGCAACAAGCGTTTCATGGCGAACGTTACTCTTCCTCAAATATGGAACCATCGATGCCAGATTTTGAGTTGCTGGCAAACGCGTATGGTATCAAGGGGATGGTGATTCGCAGTCGCGATGAATTACAAGATGCGATCGCCGAAATGCTAGCGCATGATGGTCCAGTTTTAGTTGACGCCCATGTTACCAGAGATGAAAACTGCTACCCAATGGTTGCTCCTGGTAAGAGCAATGCCCAAATGATTGGCTTACCAGAACGCCCTCAAGAGGAGACAGTAGCTGAACTCATCTATTGCAGCAACTGCGGTGCAAAAAACGTCAGCACTAACAAATTCTGTCCAGAGTGCGGCACTAAATTGTAA
- a CDS encoding MFS transporter: protein MFPVEEPPDFGRGFRALLKNRPFMLMWIGQLFSQIADKVFFVLLIALLGNYQTTPGMENSMRSTLMLAFTLPAIFFGSAGGIFVDRYRKKPVLVAADLIRGSLTIAIPWLPREFLILLILTFVISTVTQFFAPAEQAVIPLLVRRENLMAANALFTTTTMGALIVGFAVGEPLLSLARNWGTEYGRELLVGGLYLLSGVIMQFVTVREKAAAKDIKVATVHPWSDLKAGLRYLQRNRLVWNAMLQLTLLYSVFAALTVLTIELAAEIGLRETQFGFLLAASGVGMVLGAGILGHWGDRFHHKPLPLYGFISMAFVLAVFTFTSSLALGLGLSALLGLGASLIGVPMQTLIQQQTPPEMHGKVFGFQNNAVNIALSLPLAITGPLADALGLRAVLLGMSIFVIVVGFWAWKNTRRVLRDAL from the coding sequence ATGTTTCCTGTTGAAGAACCACCCGATTTTGGTAGAGGATTTCGCGCCTTACTCAAGAATCGACCTTTCATGTTGATGTGGATTGGGCAGTTATTTTCTCAAATTGCCGATAAAGTTTTCTTTGTTTTGCTGATTGCGCTTTTGGGTAATTATCAAACAACTCCTGGTATGGAAAACTCGATGAGATCGACTCTCATGCTGGCTTTTACACTACCAGCCATTTTCTTTGGATCGGCTGGGGGAATTTTTGTCGATCGCTACCGCAAAAAACCTGTCTTAGTTGCAGCAGATTTAATTCGTGGCAGTTTGACAATTGCTATTCCTTGGTTGCCAAGGGAGTTTTTGATTTTACTGATACTAACATTTGTCATTTCCACGGTGACACAGTTTTTTGCACCAGCAGAGCAAGCTGTCATTCCGCTACTGGTACGGCGAGAAAATTTAATGGCGGCAAATGCTTTATTTACAACAACGACAATGGGAGCCTTAATTGTAGGATTTGCCGTCGGAGAACCTTTGTTGAGTTTGGCTCGTAACTGGGGCACAGAATACGGGAGAGAATTGTTAGTTGGTGGCTTATATTTGCTGTCTGGCGTAATTATGCAATTTGTCACTGTTAGAGAGAAAGCTGCTGCAAAAGATATTAAGGTAGCGACAGTTCATCCTTGGAGTGACTTGAAAGCAGGCTTGCGCTATCTGCAACGCAATCGCTTAGTTTGGAATGCGATGTTGCAATTAACACTATTGTATTCAGTATTTGCGGCGCTGACAGTATTAACAATTGAACTTGCTGCAGAAATTGGTTTAAGAGAAACACAATTTGGTTTTTTATTAGCAGCTTCTGGTGTAGGAATGGTTTTGGGTGCTGGGATTTTAGGACACTGGGGTGATCGCTTTCACCATAAACCCTTACCCTTATACGGATTCATAAGTATGGCGTTTGTCCTCGCTGTATTTACTTTTACAAGTAGTTTGGCACTGGGTTTAGGATTAAGTGCATTACTCGGCTTAGGTGCATCGCTGATTGGCGTACCAATGCAAACATTAATTCAACAGCAAACTCCTCCAGAAATGCACGGTAAAGTGTTTGGGTTTCAAAACAATGCAGTTAATATTGCCCTAAGTCTACCGTTAGCAATTACAGGTCCTTTAGCAGATGCCCTAGGCTTACGTGCTGTGCTTTTGGGAATGAGTATTTTTGTGATTGTTGTTGGGTTTTGGGCTTGGAAAAATACTCGCCGCGTGTTGCGAGATGCTTTATGA